The following are from one region of the Egicoccus sp. AB-alg6-2 genome:
- the purD gene encoding phosphoribosylamine--glycine ligase codes for MGRRVLVVGGGGREHALGWRLSTSPSVSVIESAPGNPGLAELGPVHAIDPADPEAVAVLAEERDIDLVVVGPEAPLVAGVVDQLQQREIPAFGPVAAGARIEGSKQFAKEIMVAAGAPTAGYVATGDREVAQAALERFAPPYVVKADGLAAGKGVRICDDLDDARDAVDDALVRRVFGEAGANVVVEEFLDGPERSLFGVCDGEDVVLLAPAQDYKRALDGDGGLNTGGMGAYTPVPGFGLADVARLRELIFLPVLRELARRGSPYRGLLYAGLVETATGPRLLEFNARFGDPETQVVLPHLASDLGELLWASATGTVRDVEVTWHEGAVATVVLASGGYPGPYDTGVPIDGVGAADALDGVQVFHAGTARDTSGALHTAGGRVLDVTARGVDVTDARARAYDAVRYISFDGMQHRTDIAAGI; via the coding sequence GTGGGTAGGCGGGTACTGGTGGTCGGCGGCGGCGGGCGCGAGCACGCGCTCGGCTGGCGGCTGTCCACCTCGCCCTCGGTGTCGGTGATCGAGTCCGCACCGGGCAATCCCGGGCTGGCCGAGCTCGGGCCGGTGCACGCCATCGACCCGGCCGACCCCGAGGCCGTCGCCGTCCTCGCCGAGGAACGCGACATCGACCTGGTGGTCGTCGGTCCCGAGGCGCCGCTGGTCGCAGGCGTCGTCGACCAGCTCCAGCAGCGCGAGATCCCCGCGTTCGGGCCCGTGGCCGCAGGCGCCCGTATCGAGGGATCGAAGCAGTTCGCCAAGGAGATCATGGTGGCGGCCGGAGCGCCGACCGCCGGCTACGTCGCCACGGGGGACCGTGAGGTCGCCCAGGCGGCGCTGGAACGTTTCGCGCCGCCGTACGTGGTCAAGGCCGACGGTCTCGCCGCCGGCAAGGGCGTGCGGATCTGCGACGACCTCGACGACGCCCGCGACGCCGTGGACGACGCGTTGGTGCGTCGCGTCTTCGGCGAGGCGGGCGCCAACGTCGTCGTCGAGGAGTTCCTCGACGGGCCCGAACGCAGCCTGTTCGGGGTCTGCGACGGCGAGGACGTGGTGCTCCTCGCACCCGCGCAGGACTACAAGCGCGCCCTCGACGGCGACGGGGGCCTCAACACCGGCGGGATGGGGGCCTACACCCCGGTGCCCGGCTTCGGGCTCGCCGACGTCGCCCGCCTGCGTGAGCTGATCTTCCTGCCCGTCCTCCGTGAGCTGGCGCGTCGTGGCTCGCCCTACCGGGGGCTGCTGTACGCCGGACTGGTCGAGACGGCGACGGGACCGCGACTGCTGGAGTTCAACGCCCGCTTCGGCGATCCCGAGACGCAGGTCGTCCTGCCGCACCTGGCCAGCGACCTCGGCGAACTGCTGTGGGCGTCGGCGACCGGGACCGTGCGTGACGTCGAGGTGACCTGGCACGAGGGCGCCGTCGCGACCGTCGTCCTGGCCAGCGGCGGATATCCGGGCCCGTACGACACCGGGGTGCCGATCGACGGGGTCGGTGCCGCCGACGCCCTCGACGGCGTGCAGGTCTTCCATGCGGGAACGGCGCGCGACACCAGCGGCGCCTTGCACACCGCCGGTGGACGGGTGCTGGACGTCACCGCTCGTGGCGTCGACGTGACCGATGCAAGGGCGCGGGCGTACGACGCCGTGCGGTACATCTCGTTCGACGGGATGCAGCACCGCACCGACATCGCCGCCGGCATCTGA
- a CDS encoding adenylosuccinate synthase produces MPATIIVGAQWGDEGKGKATDLLADTTDLVVRYQGGNNAGHTVIVGDQVFKLHLIPSGILYPHVTPVIADGVVVDPEVMLEELEGLEARGLDPFTRVKISGNAHVIMPYHRELDLLTERRLGKAKLGTTKRGIGPAYADKAARIGLRFQDLFDEKIFRQKLEAALEHKNEQLAKIYNRLPMNAEEIAEEYLGYAERLRGTLTDTTDLIHTSLEAGRHIILEGAQGTLLDLDHGTYPFVTSSNPVAGGALTGAGLGPRHVDRVIGITKAYVTRVGAGPFPTELFDDIGERMTDVGGEYGTTTGRRRRVGWFDAVLARYANRVNGFTDIFLTKLDVLSEFETLQVATAYRHGGEEFHHFPPHQSIFHHAEPVYTEVPGWGGDISEVTEYDDLPQEARDYVDLLEEQSETPITWVSVGPKRSQTLIRRDVPLVPATSA; encoded by the coding sequence GTGCCAGCGACGATCATCGTCGGCGCCCAGTGGGGCGACGAGGGCAAGGGCAAGGCGACCGACCTGCTGGCCGACACGACCGACCTGGTCGTCCGCTACCAGGGTGGCAACAACGCCGGCCACACCGTCATCGTCGGCGACCAGGTGTTCAAGCTGCACCTGATCCCCAGCGGCATCCTGTATCCCCACGTGACGCCGGTCATCGCCGACGGTGTCGTGGTGGACCCCGAGGTCATGCTCGAGGAACTCGAGGGGCTCGAGGCACGCGGCCTCGACCCCTTCACGCGGGTGAAGATCTCGGGCAACGCCCACGTGATCATGCCCTACCACCGCGAGCTCGACCTGCTGACGGAGCGTCGCCTCGGCAAGGCCAAGCTCGGGACCACCAAGCGCGGCATCGGGCCGGCATACGCCGACAAGGCCGCCCGCATCGGTCTGCGGTTCCAGGACCTGTTCGACGAGAAGATCTTCCGGCAGAAGCTCGAGGCCGCGCTCGAGCACAAGAACGAGCAGCTCGCCAAGATCTACAACCGGCTGCCCATGAACGCCGAGGAGATCGCCGAGGAGTACCTGGGCTACGCCGAGCGGCTTCGGGGCACCCTCACCGACACGACTGACCTCATCCACACCTCTCTCGAGGCCGGTCGCCACATCATCCTCGAGGGCGCGCAGGGCACGCTGCTCGACCTCGACCACGGCACATATCCGTTCGTGACGTCCTCCAACCCCGTCGCCGGCGGGGCGCTCACCGGGGCCGGTCTCGGCCCGCGGCACGTCGACCGCGTCATCGGGATCACCAAGGCCTACGTCACGCGCGTCGGCGCCGGTCCCTTCCCGACCGAGTTGTTCGACGACATCGGCGAGCGGATGACCGACGTGGGTGGCGAGTACGGGACCACCACCGGCCGCCGCCGGCGTGTCGGCTGGTTCGACGCGGTCCTGGCCCGCTATGCCAACCGGGTCAACGGGTTCACCGACATCTTCCTCACCAAGCTCGACGTGCTCAGCGAGTTCGAGACCCTGCAGGTCGCGACCGCCTACCGCCACGGCGGCGAGGAGTTCCATCACTTCCCGCCCCACCAGTCGATCTTCCACCACGCCGAGCCGGTCTACACCGAGGTGCCGGGGTGGGGCGGCGACATCTCGGAGGTCACCGAGTACGACGACCTGCCGCAGGAGGCGCGCGACTACGTCGACCTGCTCGAGGAGCAGTCCGAGACCCCGATCACGTGGGTCTCGGTCGGCCCGAAGCGGTCGCAGACCCTGATCCGCCGCGACGTGCCGCTCGTGCCGGCCACCAGCGCGTGA